AAACCCGGACTAACCGGTGCTGCCTCTTTAAAATATAGAGATGAAGAAGAAATATTGAAGAAGCAGAAAGATCCCCAACAATATAATGATGAGGTTATTTTTCCGGATAAAGTTCGAATCAATAAAACATATATGGAAAAATGGACATTATGGCTGGATATGAAAATTATTTTGTTTACAGCATTAGGAAAAGATTTGAGAGAAGACTACTTTAAATGATTTGTTAACAAAATATTCAGAATATTA
The sequence above is a segment of the Halanaerobiales bacterium genome. Coding sequences within it:
- a CDS encoding sugar transferase, which encodes MKNEKSNTSVAAKESFRITKLGVFLRKSKLDELPELINIIRGDMSFVGPRPDVKGYADRLEGDDRMILQLKPGLTGAASLKYRDEEEILKKQKDPQQYNDEVIFPDKVRINKTYMEKWTLWLDMKIILFTALGKDLREDYFK